TGGCATCACTAGTTCTGGCGGAGTTTGCATCAACTGTCGCCAAGCCGGGATCAAATTCACCACATAGCAATAAGCATCCGTGACTGCTGTACCAAATAGGGAGCCTAAGTAAAAGCAATGGCCAACCTTGCCCCATCCTCGGTATAGTCCCCATAGGGCAATCGGCACCCCGATCGCCTCGATCGGTAGGTGGAGCAGAGGTTCCCACCGGAACCACCCCCAGTAGACAGCACCCGCTAACCAACTCCAACTGAAGCCCAGCAACAGATCTCCCCAAAACCGAAACCCTGGCTTAGAGAGCAACACCACACTCGCCATCAGCCAAGGGATAGTCAAGGCCAAGGTCAACTCTGGATCTAGGCGCACCAAAGGCGCTTGGGCAAACACAGGAACCGTAACCAAAAAGCCAGCCGCTAGGAACATCTGCCAGTGGCTGCTAACCTGAAGACGATTGTGCCAAATAGCAATCGTAGCAGCATACCCACCGATCGCGGAGGCAATGACTGGTTTTGAAGATGAGTATTGAGTAACCAATTGTGAAAACAGCTAACGAAACGAGAAATCACTCTTTAATATTGTTTACCTAACTTTACCTTATTTAGGAGAGTTTAGTAGAGACAATGGTAGGGCACAAATTTGGTAACAGTCCAATTCACGATGGGGAACCTACAGGGTATTGTACCGGGGATCACAGTAATACTGGGCACGGCAGCTAGTCTGCCCTGGCACCACCTAGCTGCTAGTAGGGTGCCCACCGTTGCTATAGCAGATATGTCTACAACATCACTAACGGATCCAATATCCACGGTTGTTCAAGCCTTTGTGCTGGGAATTGTGCAGGGGATTACAGAGTTTCTGCCCATTAGCAGCACAGCCCATTTGTTAATCTTCACCAAAGCCTTTAGGTGGGAGCTTCTAGGGCAGAAGTACTTTGTCGATGCCATTCAGTTTGGTAGTGTGATTGCAGTGCTAATCTATTTTTGGGCAGATTTACGGCAAATTACGATCGGTGCCTGGACTGCCCTGCGAGAAAAAGCCTGGAACCGGGATGAATGGAAGCTAGCCGTAGGGATTGTTGTGGGCACTGTGCCCGCCCTAGTTGCTGGGTATCTATTTCAAGATGTGTTGCCTGAAAGTCCCCTAGTGATTGCCCTAGCCTCGATTGTCATGTCTCTGTTGCTAGGACTAGCGGAAAAAATTGGCCGTCGCAAGCGAGGGTTTGACAGCCTCCAGATTAGGGATGGGATCCTCGTGGGCTTAGGACAGATGTTAGCCCTAGTGCCAGGAGTCTCCCGCTCTGGATCTACCTTAACTACAGCCCTACTGCTGGGGTTAGAACGCCAGCCCGCCGCCCGATTTTCCTTTCTGTTGGGTTTGCCTACCTTGACGATCGCTACCCTCTATCAGTCGCGTAAGGCCTTTGGCGACACAGGCACCCTGTTACCGCTGATTGTGGGAATCATCTCTACATTTATCTTTTCGTACCTGTCGATCGCCTGGTTACTAAAATTCTTGCAAACGAAGGACACGTGGCTGTTTGTCTGGTATCGCCTAGCCTTCGGTGTTGCCATCCTGATTGCCATTGGTGCCAGGGCTTTGTAACGGCAACGTTACTGTGACGGTTGTGCCAACGCCAACTTGACTCTCTAGTTGGACATGCCCCCTGTGGGCAGCTACACATCGTTGAACGATCGCTAGCCCCAGCCCAGTACCTTGGATAGACTTCACGTTGGATCCACGAAAGAAGGACTCAAATAGTCGGCCCTGATCTTCAGCAGGGATCCCAATCCCGTAATCTTGAATCTGAAAGCTAGCCGTGTTGCTCCTAAGATCGGTCGTCAACATAAACTCGATTCTAGAAGCAGGAGGTGAAT
This is a stretch of genomic DNA from Cyanobacteriota bacterium. It encodes these proteins:
- a CDS encoding DUF3120 domain-containing protein, whose amino-acid sequence is MVTQYSSSKPVIASAIGGYAATIAIWHNRLQVSSHWQMFLAAGFLVTVPVFAQAPLVRLDPELTLALTIPWLMASVVLLSKPGFRFWGDLLLGFSWSWLAGAVYWGWFRWEPLLHLPIEAIGVPIALWGLYRGWGKVGHCFYLGSLFGTAVTDAYCYVVNLIPAWRQLMQTPPELVMPIFRDAIAQTQSSWGIATAAVFISILLTIGCLHLRLRTPHWWAFSGAVLSTLLVDGLFWLASAVI
- a CDS encoding undecaprenyl-diphosphate phosphatase codes for the protein MSTTSLTDPISTVVQAFVLGIVQGITEFLPISSTAHLLIFTKAFRWELLGQKYFVDAIQFGSVIAVLIYFWADLRQITIGAWTALREKAWNRDEWKLAVGIVVGTVPALVAGYLFQDVLPESPLVIALASIVMSLLLGLAEKIGRRKRGFDSLQIRDGILVGLGQMLALVPGVSRSGSTLTTALLLGLERQPAARFSFLLGLPTLTIATLYQSRKAFGDTGTLLPLIVGIISTFIFSYLSIAWLLKFLQTKDTWLFVWYRLAFGVAILIAIGARAL